The DNA sequence GGCATCTCTTCAAACAACAAAACAGCATTCCCCATTTCCCCAACTCTAGTATACCCCGAAACCATCGCGGTCCACGACACAACATTTCTGTCAgtcatttcatcaaacaccttccTCGCAATCCCAAGATCAGAACACGACCTCGTATACGAGTCCACAAGAGCTGTTTGTACAACTGGGTATTCACCAAACCCAAATTTAATGATCTGGTTATGCAACAGTTTCGTCCCATACGGTCCCAAAACCACAGGACAAGACTTTAAAACATGAGGAAAAATAAACTGGTTTGGTTTTGGATTCTCCTTACGAACCATTTCGATATATAAATTCAGATTCGAATAGTGATCACATTGCGAAGCGTAAGCAGTGATCATAGCAGTGTAAAGATAAATGTTGCGGAAATCGAGATTATTAAAAATTGAACGAGCGTAGTTGAGGTTAAAAAGTGAAAGATTACAAAAGCGAACTAGTTTGAATGCATAGAATTGTGTTTGTGAGTGACCAAGTGTTGTAAGATAGGCTTGGATTTGCTTTAGATGATTAAGATGTTTTGATTTTTCTAGTTGTGTTAAGACGTGTTTGTTTAAGGTGTAAGTGACTGACATGTTCTTGTCTGTTTGAGTTCAGTTTGAGTTCCCGCTTTTATTGTTTGTAAATTGTAAGTATTCTTGTATTTGTACTATCTCGCACAGTAGATGCAAGATTTGATTAAATCTAGCTtgataaatataaaattaagaaGAAAGGGTTTATAAAATTTGATGACACAGAGCAAAATTGCAAatattttaaagataatttaaattcGATGAAAATTTTACCAATTTTTATTAAAAAACTTATCATGTTGTAACGATTTCGAAAATTTTGATCTCAGAATACTAGAAGTAGTGAACCCAAGATTGAACTAGAGAAAATTTGATATGGGAAACTTTGAACTATATATGATGGTTCAGTGATCTTTAATACCAATTGACATGTTTGGCATTCATTTTGAATTTTCTCAATAAACTGAGACACTTGAGGAAGAAGGTCTAATAGTAACATGTACAATGTCATCGCCCTTTTGTACGTCGGTTGAAATATGAGAAGACTTTGATGATTCTGAAGAAGGACTTGAAGGTGATTTAGCATCATATCGTGGTGCCATCTTAAGCACGCCATGTCCTAGGCCTTTGTTGTAATTACTTTTGGTGGATGCATTAGGAAAATCACTCAACCAAGGAACCATAACTCTCTTATTGTTTGGGAGAGATGTTTGTTGAGAGAACCTCTGTCGAAGAGAGATTTGAGGATTGTATTTGAGTGCTTTGTAAGCGTTGTATGATTGTAAAGAATCGTTGTCGTCTTCCAAGCTTATACTGTCATCAACGTTTTTATCCTTTCGCATTGGCCATTGGAGAAGTATCTTAAGACGTTTTGCAGCTTGATTTACAGAACCAAACCTCTTGCTCTCCAATAACTTTGGCTTTATGATAGAGTCACGGAGAGTCAGAACATCTGGGCAAGTAGCATCTTCACCACACTTGATGGCACCTGCATTATCAGCATCTCTGAGATACATTATTTCTGCATCAACAACTCTGAAAGAACTTCCTGGGCTGCCTCTAATACCATGCAGTTTGATGTGAGAGACAAGCATTCTTCTTATCATGTAATCTTCAAATTTTGAGATCCTTCCTGAATACAAGTACTTTCTTAAAGTTTCAGAAGATGGTAATTGTTGTTGTTGCCTGATGAGATCTAAAGGAGTCCTCCCACTAGCATCATGGATATTGAAACTGATTTCCGGGATCTTCATCAGAAGTTCCACCAGATCAGTGTGGATATTCTCAGTTATAGCCATGTGAAGTGCTGTTTTTCCCTCGTTATTCTGGACATTAATAAGGTCTTGCATGTTCAACATATTATTATGTACCAACTGCTTCATGAACTCTATTTGTCTGTCCTGTCTCCTGAAACCTGGAGTACGAAAACTAGCCACGGCCATATGAAGCAAAGTGTCTCCGTTGTTGTTTGTTGCAGAGGCTAAGAATGGAAATGTAGAAATTAAAACATCTATTACAGCCAAGTAACCCCTGTAAGCAGCCACATGCAAAGCTGTGTTTCCATGTTTATCTTTAGAGGTGATGATCTCGTCTTCGTAAGTTGACATCAAGTATTTGACTATCTGTTGAAACAAAAGGAGTTATAAGCCAAAATAAAATCGTTCCAGGTGGTCTCAAAATGTAAGCCCAAGCAGCAATTGCATTTTATATGAAGCATGACCTCTAAAGATAGAGATTTTAAACAAAGCTACAGTCGGACTCATTGTACTAGTAGAGTCTAATTCTATCCGTAGCTGACTTTCTTATCAGTTAGATGGTCTTTCTGAATCTTGAAATATGGTTTTTCAAACTACCAACTTATAGGAGTAATAGCTTTAGTGATCACTGATCACCCCTAAAGCCATTCCAGATACTTTTAGTATGAAAGATAATTGACCATATTATCATCACTTTCAGTATTCAGTCACATAGTTTACCAAGAGTTAATGCACCATCAAAAATATTCAGCACATGTAAAAGTATTTTGGCAGGAGGTTTTTATAGTTTTAGCATATGTAAAATCTGCAAGTGTTTGTTAGCCTTGTTAGCAAGGCTGTTACAATAATATAATAGGGGGGAAAGAAGGCtgaactccattttgttgtgaaaTGGACATTCTGAAAATAGTGCATGCAGACTAGACTTTAAAGTTTAAACTATCAGGGAAACTGTGAATTAGATCATTTAGTGAAGGAACATGCAATTTCAAGGCTAAAGCACCAGTGTACAGAAATTTCACCTCAATTTGCCCCCTACCAGAGGCTGTATGCAACAGTGTAGATTCTTGAGAATCTCTATATTCCAAAACATCCGAACAGTCCTCGAGAAATTCTTTTAAAACCTCCAAATTCCCTCCTCTTGCTGCAGCATGTACGACCCTGTTTGTCATCTCAAACTCAAAAACAGAAGGAACCTCCTTTTGTTTCCTCTCTTCTTTCCCTCCATTATCCGATAAAGGTCCACAGAAGCCTGCAAACTCAATCAGTAACCTGAAAACCTCAGAACTCTTACTCCTAGCTGCAGCATAAAGAATATCAGTGACACCATACTCTCCTTCCCCAAATACAAGAAGTGAGTCCTTCTCTAACAATTTTTTGACAAAATCCAAATCGCCAGCTGAAGCAGCAGTGTAGAGAAGCCAGCCTCCATATCCAGATCCAACCAATGCACTTTTCCGGTTTTCACATTCCATAAGCAGTTTCTGAGCAACTTGGGATCTATTTTTGGCAACATCATCAAACTCTAGCTCATCATCCCACATGGTTTCAAGACGGTGGATTCTACGAAGAGAGGTAAGTTTGAATAGGAGATTGGGATCATCATAAAGAAGCTCCTTCACCAGTTCATAGTGTCCATTGGCAGCTGCCCAATCAATCGGAGATGCATACCACCATTGATGTCCAGTAGTTTCCCACCTTAAAGGAAAATTTGTCGGAGGCATTGAACTTCAGAGTACAATCTTTATCCTGAACTTCAGACTTAGAAGAGGCTTAACCAAACAAAATAACCAACTAAGCAAACAATGAAAACGCAACAAGAAAAACTAAAAAAACAAATTTACGGAGAAATAACAAGTGGTATCAACAAAGGGCATGCAGAATATAAGTAGACAAATATGCAAGCTAATAATGGAAGGGCCTAGGAGCAGGGAAGAGTAATGTTTTGAGAAGAGTTGGATGTAGATAAAATCAAGAAGCAGCTTTTTTTTTCTGGTAACAAAAGCATTTGGAGATGATgataaataaaacaaaataaaaaggaCCACGTGTTTGGAAGATTTCATTTGGGAAGATTATAGCCTAGTAAAACAGAAATACAGAGTATGCTAGAATCTAGTTATCCAGTCAGTGATAACAAAGTAAGAGGAGAGTGTTGGAGTGACCATTtttgttttatttgaaattttagtttATTCTTGATAATCAGTTCACTAACCAGTGTTGTATCTGCGAGAGCAAGTTCAATGCAAAATGCAAAATGCAAAATGCAAAATAGCTATAGTTATTGTTATAATTTGAcatcaaaaaatattttttggtGCTAAAACAAAACTTCAACTCCAATGTTAGATCCATTTTGACACCAAATATTTCCCTATTTACCAAAATTTTGTCATTTTGCCATAAGTTTCATTTCAAGTACAATAACATGTATCTCATTTGTATTAGTATGATGATGTGGCTAAAAGTATAAATGCATCCTTGTTTTCAAATTTAGAACCAAGAATGCATATTTGCATTCAAGTATAAAACTCATTGGGAGTTGAAATTTTTGACAtttgatttcaaattataaaaatgaCATCATTTATAACATTATTACATTTGAATTGCTCTTGGGCCAAGTTCATGGATTAAAAACTTTGTTAACACTTATCGTAGtgtgttgacggaggaatctggtaacaataAAAATTGAGGTTTCTTACCGAAATTAAGATCTATGATGGTGATTTTTcgccggaaaatcaagcggtgtgtggtggtttatggttgttttaggctgagattgatcagagtaagtaGTGACtcccttatcagctctcaactcCTTACCCCTCTCAATGTTCCTACGTACCCTTTATAGAGGGAttaagcctgacgtagttcttcgggaacaagaaatctaatgggcttaaacttcttattcctaggcccggtagaagtccatccagaatccatcttccgctagctttaggaatgtccaactatgaggcccaagcGAAGGCCCAAGACTAGTCCGTAATCGTATGACTTCACGAATAGTACATCTCCCTGCTCAAGGATAACACTCTGCTAcaactatctcccttgatttacgaacgcgGGTATAGCCACAGTTCACCCCAAATGCCGGAcacgtccctgtcccccgaatgaggataacccaccagataagaggacaggtgatcccaagctcttgggtgcaaagtgcaggatgactccaaaattctccaacgaggacacccgttcAATAAAAGAACaaagttcccaaagcacacaccaaagtaaCCCCGCATCCCAAACGAGGACACCTGTTGAATACaagaggaggccttcaatcatcaggcatacccctggaggccttcaagcttttcacggacatccccctccttgaccgtctcaaggagggaattcttcaaagagtacttGCAACAAATACGTTGGTAGAAATAATCATCCACTACCCCTTTCCATGCATGCTTTGTCCTGAGCTCTCCTCATGAGAATGCACTGACCACacataggacgcgtcctaagaCATTGGGCACGTCTTGACCTTCATGAAACCTGTATTGTTTTCTCAACTACTACCTCTCATAGCATTTCACAGTGACATGACGCGTCCTAAGCCTCTGGGTGCGTAATCCAACCTTCATTGCTAAAAGACCACAATTGCTAAATACCTCCACCATGGTGTGTAACGTCTggaaaatattatataattatttttataaataaataattattatgtgatttttatgtgaaattttgtgaattattagatgatggataataatatttggatgtttatttctgataaaatttagaaattttaatttttaattatccagagttaaatgtagataattttggtattttctggtaatttttggattgctgtatgattttataaaaaaaattataaaattaataatgattatttttacataattataaaattactttttagaatcagaaatcatcacacttcaaccgtttttgtgtttttacaacccaaaactcttccgaaaactccttcctaacctaatctgataattctgaacacttttcgtgttttgactttttcgatccggaatacggtttgacccgtgtgaGTCCTgacgtaaaattttcgatacgcaaatcattttatagtccgataaaaatccatattttcaaaaggcgagatattattaccttattgttgtataaagtattttataggaagttctgttttaataattatccaaatttggtattaaaatcgtatcgtcgttttagttacttagcggttaagtaacctattttcggatccgatatataaatgtaattattgaattattaaataaataaaatatgtgatggttctgtcagctatattttgctgtattattaattgtttggGATTTGTTGAATGTGaagaataattttataattaattatcgagctgtatgaattcaattcatttttaaagtaattttatcgaatatttatttttataaatgccaatattgtttctaaaattctttttcttgctttataattttatttattatttttaggagtttataaaatttagaaatcaacattttattgattatttatctttaaatgattttctgatttcatttaattgtaaaatcagtatttaattataaaatatttcaaaaatcatgaaattttttattttattaacttttgaatattctgatatttctggaatgTAATTGGAAAATTATTTTCCGACAAATATTGGCACACAGTTACTTCGTTAAATTACGAAAAACGAGTCAGTAATTAATAAAAAAAACGAGATTACAacggaaataaaataaagaaagaaaaggaaacaaataaataaataaataaataaataaatataaaaccTAATTCTACCCCCAATTTTCCCCACCCCCTGTTGTCTCTCTCGCCCCTCTCGGTTCTCTCTCCTCTCTCCTCTATCTCTTCAATCTCTCCCTCTTTCTCTCTATTATCTTTCGCGTTTCTTCCCTCCCTCACCTTTTCTTGCTCTCGGCAGCTCTTCCCTCTATTGGGTAATTGTTGTCGCTGCACTGTTCTATGGTAATCCTTCGCTGCcgatttcttttctttttccggCAAGACCGTAAGCGTGTATATGTgcgtatatgtatatatatgctcGTAGTTAGTCTGAGTTTGCCTGGCTTATTTTGGTTTTGTGTTTTATATTCCGATTGTCTTCTTTCTTGGTGGCCGTCGGTTTGCTCCGGTGAGGCGGCCGGCGCGTGGCGCGTATGCGCGTGTGCATATGCCCTGTATAGTAGTTGTTTTGTTGGTTAATTTCTGATTGTTAATTTTAATTCTTGTTGGCTGCaggaaaaaaaaatagaaatgatTAAAGTTTCATGAAATGAATTTGTTCGAGcggaaataaataataattaatcggtagaatttatttggaaacccaaatattatcgggcaccaataaattttatcgccgtcgacgatgagcctcggcgagccgacggtgggcgatgatgatttttatctgagtactaaattataaataaataaaaattagttgtaaaataaatttcgaaacaaaaatgaataataataattaataaagcaATATCGTATCGGTGAATGGGATTGATGAGTTGATTTGTGAATTGCTTGGTGTTGCGTTTGTGTTGTGATTGAcatcgatttgatttcgacgggtaggccgataaacaaaggaaacgctgcccgattttcgggaaattaattccgaaaatacgggaacgtaacctataattatcggagacgcCGAATAaccatatacaattatattatatgaacttgactgcgattgagacaagataatttataaataatcgattaccctgtttttcaaaatgacgagtatacgtattttctgaaaataaataccgaaccgagtttcgaagatgtgaaccataattgctatgtgtatttcaataatatatataaatatgagttgggttataaaatcgtatgggtagaataggatagtagtgttatgttaagcgaaacgattatctgaattaggatattttaaccctgtaggtcctagacggaaaacccgagtatcgacatcggactaggaacgatctagtgattagacgttgagatcaacgaagttccaattgaagggcctgaatgttgggaacgtatccaaaatgggatagtagtgtgatgatgaagctgaacgttcaagtcgaaccaaagtcaacgagtaatagtgattaaagcttatcaaggaaagtattcctgaactttcttttaaaatactgcaattatatattcgttcctattctaagttcagaatagttaactgttttatatttcgctgcaattactctgattatgcatgatccttttattattgttcctataattcgattgctcgcttgagcaaatacccattctttcgggttatttgcaaaccctgaattgggatgttttgaattcaaaatgatttgacatcaaaacactctacgggctggatgttTACTGTAAGGGctagtgatgagctggatcctaggggtcggggatggaccggaccttTGGGCGATAGAGCCTAGGTACCAGAATGAatctatacggttgggtatagatctacactatatcctgactgattagcagggtataagtgtgaactagtgtccagtctaatttgttgttgatcgccattaacgacattctttCTCGAAAGTTTTGTGATTCCAAAAACCGGACAAACCCCTGATttaggagatgaatctgggaatcgtgtgtcacttttggatttatagttGAAGGCTGGTGACatccaacgtttattcgctcaactcactcaaataaatagaattgtttaaaattgtttaaagattttgtccggaaattttcctttggtattaatgtttgaaactcaaattatatacttgctgggcatttttggctcactcttactttataaattcttatttcttccagaaacagataaggataaaagtgaatagctttgacaggcagcagaagttagagaaatttccgttgcgagaggttgaagatgttagaagaatatgacaagagcattagtacaaaggtatttacacttgtattctagttattgtgagttgtagaaggttagattcttgtttcataccataacctgtaaacgatccggattcaaggggttaattgaatattcttttattgtatgtaaagattgtttagtgacaccaaatcttgacccgggatttgggttgttacaagttggcattagagctacaggttattggtcactgaaataagaatatgtGAGAGTAGGATAAGAGTAATAGGtcatatgagataggaaagacCTATGCATACTCATTTTTTAAGTTCGAGTTGAGTGAATTAGGGTTAGCAGGTCTGATATGGAATTGGTAAACCAGGACTGTTGAAGGAAGTGTAAGGCAAATATCGTAACGTTATAAGTATATTGATCctacaataatgaggaatcgacggagactggatatgataccctacttttcatgtggttttggagaaaatgcgattgattttGATGAGGATTTGTGTAAAGGAGGCTAGGTGAGTAttagtacgatttaacttaggtattaggacgagttccacgccggaggcaaccagttgatggaagctgatgaagaaccaacattgcgcgtttcgaaggcaccaccgttgtgagaagattcttatcacttatcgggagctgcgcaagaaatgatatctaccttactaggtgtaggtaagactagcaagaagatgcgaccctatctaTAGACCGAACGTCAAATCACATGCGTGGTTgcaagcataacgtcaaggacgacgacaagaatgtcaaagacagTACTAAATGTCAGCGTTGCGGTGGAActgcgaataaaatgatatacgacggtaaatgaagttccatcgactaataagtgcgagcagaatccaaggaaaagtggaagaggaaccaaagtggagagacctttatatgggcattcttttaattagatatttcattagcggatcaagagaatagcaagtaacctatatagtaatgacgaccaaatatttgattttcaaaattttaaaatgagatttcggaaaagattttcttaatcaactttcagaaggTTTTTGCAcgaaatgagttttacaatttggttgtcaacttactacttaagttcttgttattataaacaggaGACGACCTAAAAGGATAATGGATTTAGACTCAGTATAGTTAGTTCGAAGGACCGAGTACACCTACCAGCAGGGAGGAAGTTTAAAGTTTTCCGTGAAAAACGAAAGTAAACTTTGTTtcataaaatcaataattgaatcaacatgttaaaatattatttacccaatttataaaattattaaaatttaacaagattcgtgattcgaacggacggaggatgattgaaggaaatgaaagaatcttctagatgattggagaagaatcatATTCTTATCAACAAAATTAAGAtgttgcgtgatcgatggttaaTCTACGCGGCATAAAGGAAAATggaagcaatgattataaattttgtaaggacgcgatatgattgaattattaaagctttgaatatggaggcatttccagaagacattccgaaattataatgtgacctaaatggtgaatctctcattcgaagGATTCCTGAAAGCATACGTAAGTGAAgtgtggaaggtgatcaacactaacattctttcctctaatacgatagcatatgttcttcttgattcttgaatacgtatgagcttcttctgttaataaatcatatgaggcgaaaGTGAAAGGAAATTTATTATACTCTTTCCAAATTATTTTCTTCTCAAAATATTgtttcctgattgagacaaacagtttgtgatgtgacgctttgtcgaaatgacgaagagccaggtgggacgccacctaatcatatacTTTATGCCATACAGTATAAatgactggccatcttgagtacgaatatggttgtctcattcctcactcattcttcttccttcaatttactgaTTTATAAATTCTCCCAATCATTTTTGGCATTATTATTCCTTATTTAGCTTTTTCAATTAAAGTCATATTCGCAAAATCTCCTCTTACAtagagtctgttctctgacgatttcgaaagaaatgaaatagtgtggcaCGTGAAATCATATAACGAACATAGATACGATTAcaagccgataaatggtggacatttgcaagcaaggaagaatggatacaccgacaacgcG is a window from the Apium graveolens cultivar Ventura chromosome 1, ASM990537v1, whole genome shotgun sequence genome containing:
- the LOC141671751 gene encoding uncharacterized protein LOC141671751, producing MPPTNFPLRWETTGHQWWYASPIDWAAANGHYELVKELLYDDPNLLFKLTSLRRIHRLETMWDDELEFDDVAKNRSQVAQKLLMECENRKSALVGSGYGGWLLYTAASAGDLDFVKKLLEKDSLLVFGEGEYGVTDILYAAARSKSSEVFRLLIEFAGFCGPLSDNGGKEERKQKEVPSVFEFEMTNRVVHAAARGGNLEVLKEFLEDCSDVLEYRDSQESTLLHTASGRGQIEIVKYLMSTYEDEIITSKDKHGNTALHVAAYRGYLAVIDVLISTFPFLASATNNNGDTLLHMAVASFRTPGFRRQDRQIEFMKQLVHNNMLNMQDLINVQNNEGKTALHMAITENIHTDLVELLMKIPEISFNIHDASGRTPLDLIRQQQQLPSSETLRKYLYSGRISKFEDYMIRRMLVSHIKLHGIRGSPGSSFRVVDAEIMYLRDADNAGAIKCGEDATCPDVLTLRDSIIKPKLLESKRFGSVNQAAKRLKILLQWPMRKDKNVDDSISLEDDNDSLQSYNAYKALKYNPQISLRQRFSQQTSLPNNKRVMVPWLSDFPNASTKSNYNKGLGHGVLKMAPRYDAKSPSSPSSESSKSSHISTDVQKGDDIVHVTIRPSSSSVSVY